AGAGCTCTTTGGCAGTAGGCTCGTACTTGACGTAGACTGTTTTAGCCATGTTCGACGCCGTATCCACCACGCCGGATCGCTGCACCTCTGAAGCCACAGCTCGAGCCACTTCCGGAGCTTTCTGAGCCGCCGACAGGGCTTGGCACGATGCCTGCTTCACAAGATTCGGCAAGTGACGTTCCAACTCGTTCATCGACTCGTCCACCTGTTAATTAAGTGAGCAAATAAACGCACATTATACTTGGTCAAATCCCTCCCACTTTCTAGTGCTTCAAAAATTTACAGGTTTAATCATtcatttatcaaacaaaacGATGTCAAACACTTTAACCAAATTGATCACGAATAATTATCTTTGATAGTACAAAAACTTGTCAAATTTCAATACCCATGAATGCATATAAGCCGAAAACCTACAAACCTAGTCTTTTCTTTGAGAGCATAAGTAGTCCCCATAAATGCATATATATGCagaaaaactacaaaatttaacctttgacaatatatgcacaaCGTTGCTTCTTTCAGAAAATTTTACCATTCGAAGTTCAAAACATGTTGAAAATTAAATTTCTATGCAATAAACCGATCCAACCAAcgattcaaatttttatttctGCTACAAACTTGCGCAATAACTTTCACTATTAAGACGCaagtaattttatttgttttttctgcCCAACGATGCAAATCAGAATCTGATAGTAACTTGCTAAGTTAAAACAAACCACGCTGTATGAAACTCTTACCTTGTGATCGACGAACTTGAGAAGCTCAAAAGGAACATCGTGGAACTTCTCGAAAACCGGACCAATAACTGTTTTCACGGTACCTTCAACGGTCTGAACACCCGGTTTCAGTGGACCGGAGTTCTCTTTAGCGAATTCGTAAAGGGTTGAAAAACAAACGATCATGTAAATCGCCGCGGCTTGAACGAAATCCAGATACTTAAGCCTGTTCTCCTCATCTTGGACCTTCACTCAATAACACCGTAAACAGAATATCCTTATCAAAACCTCAATTTTTTCCAAACCAATACAAAGTCAACCACTAGTAATTTAATTCACTAATAATAAAACATAGTACAACCGAACGAGCAATCGATTCTACTCCGTGAAACAATCAAAGTCCGAAATAATGTCTCGACGAATCCAGTTAAAGTTTAGATTCTGATTTCTCTTGTTTTCAAGCAATTTCTCGGGAACCAAACAATCGGATTTTAAATCACAGTATCAAGAAACATAACAGTATCGGCCCATATCTAACAGTATCAGAAAGGATGACGGTATCGGCCAATATATTATATAACAGTAGCAGAATCATGAAACATAACAGCATTAGGATACGACCATATATTGATCGGTATCAGAAAGTATTTGCGGATAACATCGACCGTTACGTAATTAATGGATTTTCAAAAGAACCCTGCAATTCTGCAAACAAACACAGGCCCAGAAAAGATTTGCTTACCGTCTCAGTTGGAGGTTGGGTATCTGAATCCGCCATTTTCGAAgtgagagagagcgagagagagagccggGGGGGGGGTTTATCTTATGGCGTTGAAGCAGAATTGGTAGGCACGAAACGCTTCTAATGAAACTTCTGGAAGCGTTGCGCCTGCTCCCGGTTATAAAAGAGTTTTTCTGAACGATGTTCGAGATCTAGGGCAtagcaaaccaaaacaaaattatgCCAAGTGTCGAGCGAGGAATGGGCGTTGGTGAGCGCCTTGTGGGCTAAGCTAAGCTAAACTCGACGACGGTTAGATTTAACTCGAGGTGCGAGAACATAAAAAGAGAGGTGGTATGTAtgtatggtatggtatggttaGTGTGGGCGGTTGCCACGTGGATCATGGGCGGTTAGGCGGTGCATCGGGCGTTGGGATGGCACGGATTTCTATGAGGAAACCAACCTCATCTCCAATCCCaatgagaagtttttcagtgccgggtatTCACCGGCTACGTAGTGCCGACTACCATCTCGGCTGTCCAAATGTGTTTTAGACTGTTTAAATCTAtttgagtattttttaagtataaaaTTACTAAACACTCCTTCAAGTCCAAACAGATCTGAACTATCAAAAATACGTTTGGACAACCGAAATACATGCTCGGCACCACGGatgcactgaaaaatttctcccaatgGCATTATTGTACAGTACAgtattggatttggatttggattgggTCGGGCACAGTGGTCaaggttttctctctctcacgattcctcttttcaaaaaaagtgGAGTAGCTCATGATTCCTGGAGGGATTTTTTCGTCTTCTCAATAAAATATATACTCCACTTAAAATTTAACTATGGGTACACCCACCGTTTACATTAGTACCAGATTACTAGAGGTGGTCGGTTCTTAACTCATCTAGTTTGCACCCTCGGCTCACCCAGAGGAATTTGGGGTGCGTGCCCTAGTCCCTTTAGGGACTGCTTGGGTGTTGGGTCAATTTAAAACGTCCATGCTTAGTAATGGATGATTTAAATTGCATCTCAATTGAATAGATTTTGGCTGAGTATGGACGGTTCGAATTGGCATATCACGCATGAAGACAGCACGATTCAGATTGCATTTCGGTCAAATAAATTTCGGCCAAGTATGAATGGTCTGTATTGGCCTATCATGCATGGGGACATTAGGCACCCCAAAGGCAACCGAGAGAGGTTTAAGTTTTAGAGTATTGAGAGAAGTCCAGCTCCCTTTAATTGTAAATTCATTGACTTCCCTATAACACCCACTGATGTATATAATCAATCAATATGCAAAGCAAATGTGTTATGTACTCTCAAGTATTCACGCACCTATTTccaaatttttggatttttcatttttaaaaatttaatgagAAAATGAGAGGGAGGACGTGGAGAGAGGGGGAAAGATATTTTAGGGGAGTATATATTTTGAGGAAAAACTAACGTGGTGACCCAACTTATTTTTTCACCACACATTATTGTGGTTCTTACTATAAAGTATCGAGTTcacacaaaatcattttttgccCCGTGCATTAAACAAGTACAACGGTATTATCAAACAAAATATGTACAATAAATCGCATGGAATCCACGCAAATGATCCAACACCAGTGCAAAATGTATAGCTTTCCCCTCAAAATTGTGACACCAAAATCTGCGTACCGCAGTCCCATTCCATTCAAACGATGAAACACCACACGCTAGTACAAAACGGATATTTTCCAACAAAtttgtgatttgtttttttacttcaaaacaaCATACTTTTACCATTACAAGCCTTTAAACATATTACATTGGTGCATTTTTAAACGAGTGAGAAGGTTTAGTAtcgtttttaactttttgtgtttTGCGTTTTCGTTAGATTaaccttttaaatttttttgaattggcATGAGAGAAGTCTAAATAGTAAAAAGAAATATGACAACAATTCACTAAACATGTAAAATACCAaataactatatttttttatgggaattgatttctacacttcATGTTCTGATAaccacactcattttttttggattttagtgttgaaagttatgtaatttttttttgctaaaagaaaaaaaagatagtgtgaatatcaaaaaagaaagtgtgtgtaattttttttggatgatagtAAAAAAGGGGAATTGATTTATGAGCAAATTGAGTATGAGGACATATTATAAGGGTTTTTGCTATAATAAAGACACAAATATTTTCCCATAAGTCTAAAGGACATTCTGTCgataatttacaaaaaaccCTCTCCTAAGGTTGATCAGcgttgaaagtgcctaaaacccaaGAGTACCtcatgaaagtgcctaaaaccctagggtaccttatgaaagtgcctaaatcgcTAAAATCTTATACTATAGGAAAGTATACCCTAAAATCATATGATAGTACCTAAATCGCTAAAATCTTATACTATAGGAAAATGCACCCTAAAactttatgaaagtgcctaaaaccttagagtcttgtctcatttaagacaatttaaatggaaaaaaaaacattttttttgttagccaAACAAAGTCCTTGTCTCattaatgacaattttgtcttttcacaGACTttaaactctaaaatatttttattaatgaatTCTACACATCACAGAAACTTATGCTGGATTAAAACTCCAATGAGGTTGTTTCATTTGGACTTTATGCTAATatgatataatttttaatttctgttcatatatttatattttttaaattcatctcGACAAGACAAAAATTAATCCCAAACATTACGGTAAAAAACTgtataaaaattacaaaagttAAATATGATACTTAAAAATATCAGAGCAAAAATTTAGTAGAAactgtccaaaaaaaaagaaaagaaagaagaaaagaaagtagcAAGAACATATGGCCAAGTTTTCTTTTGGAATGATAAATGCAGGGCCGAGTCCCCCGGTTCACCAAATTACAGAGGCCTTTGGTGGAACGGCGGCGAGAGCAGGAAAAGGCGTTATTGATCGTTTGAAGAAAGTCGAGAACCTCTTCTCTTCGTCAAAATGGAGGAGCACCGAAGTATTATTAAGGAGGTGTTTGGCGAATCATCGGATAGCGAAGACGACGATCAACGAATCCAGCTTGATGATCCAAACGCCGAGTTTCATTCTCAGTTAATCTTTGGCAAAGGCCCTTGTTGGGAACCAGTCAGCCAAATCAACGGCTTATCGCTTTGCAGAGACCTTTTATCTCACGACCAGCAGTCTTCTTTGCTATCAGCTATAGAAATTGGTGCGTGTATATTGCATTGGGTAGGAAATCATTTGATTTATTTGTATCTTAGTAACCTAATCCGGGCGAGCTCGACCGTGAAAACGTCTTCTAAAACTTCCCAAACTAGTAAAATTTGCGAGAGCGTGTTTTGGATTTCTTCCGCTTCCGTCTTCCTTTTTTCAATTGACATTTGGATTTGGTTTTCATTTGGATTTGCCCCTTTTATTATCTTGTTTCTATCATGGTCCAATgaattgaagataaaaagaagcGTCTTTTGCTgtttaagagttttttttttccagacacATCCCTTCCAATTCAGCAAATCCAGTTACTTTGTGTTGGGTACATAAATTGTAGTGTAGTTATGGTACATGTCACCTCCGGCCTCCGCCAGGGAGTATTGCCCCTCCGTTGCTAGAAAATATTGTCCGGTCACACCACACCATTATCTGTAAAAGGCCCCACTGCACTTAAGTCGGGACCAAACTAAGGCCTCCACCCCAAAGCTAAGGCCCCCACCATGTGTGGACGATGTTAGGAGTATATTTAGCACCACTAAAGGGCTATGAGGATTCGAGCTTGGGCCTTATCCAACCAAGTCCGAGTTTTTACCACTGAACCAACCCCTAATTTTTATTGGCGGagaatgatttttttctttccttgttttcaATGTCTTATTTGTAATCCTAAATTTAGGGATTGAGAATAGCTTTTCTTGGGTGCGAGGTTAGTGGTGATATCTCATTTGTGTTCTTAAAAATTTTCCACTTGTGGATGCAGAAGGATGGTTTACTGAAGCGTCTCACAACCAGGTATGACAGCCTAAACTAATATATGAGGGGCCTCTACTTTTCCATCTGTGGTAGTTGCGGCTTCGTAATGGTTATGGATTTATGTGGCAGTTTTGTATTTCAATTGAAGAACTAAAAAATTAGAGAGGCATATAACTTGTAAAAATAACCACAAGTTCATCAATACGTTTATTAGAAGTAGGTTCAAACCATTGGGTTATGCATCAATTGTGAGCTTCGTCACTCCTTTATTCTAATAATCAAGTAAGCGGTACGGTTTTGAGATTGGATCTATTGCATGCAAAAAGTCAGACTGGTAGCCACCAGGTCATCTAAAAGTTCAAGATATCATAGAGGGCTGGTTTGTTGTCAATACCCTGAACAAAATAGATAGCTCTGAGTTGGCTCTCTGTTCAAACTGGTTTAAACTGTTGTTGTTCCAGTTGAGCACCCAAACACCCCAATACTCGGCGTAGTTTGGATCATTATTTTGGCGTGTACACAATTTTCTGTCCAGGCTATCTATATATTAGAAACAACAAGCATAGTGAGAAAATACCTAAGAAGTAGTAATATCGACGAAATGCTTTTCTCGTGTGCATGTAGCTGAAACAATTGGGACATTTCATGCCAAGTTCATTTGATCCTCTGCCAATTTATCTTCACCAAATTGTTTCTTTGGCATAATCCATGAAAATTAGGCACACCATAAGACATAAGTACATCAAGTCATCTCAACCCCAATGGGTTTGTAACAAATTTAAGTAAGCACATGGAAGAATATTAACAAAAGCTGTAAAAATTTGATCCTACTTAAATGTCCAACTTGAAAAACACGTTCAGTT
The sequence above is a segment of the Rhododendron vialii isolate Sample 1 chromosome 13a, ASM3025357v1 genome. Coding sequences within it:
- the LOC131315092 gene encoding stress-related protein-like isoform X2; this translates as MADSDTQPPTETVQDEENRLKYLDFVQAAAIYMIVCFSTLYEFAKENSGPLKPGVQTVEGTVKTVIGPVFEKFHDVPFELLKFVDHKVDESMNELERHLPNLVKQASCQALSAAQKAPEVARAVASEVQRSGVVDTASNMAKTLYTKYEPVAEQYAVSAWRGLNQLPLFPQVAGIVVPTAAYWTEKYNETVRCTADRGYVVATYLPVVPIEKIAKVFEGAEHGEAVGVAE
- the LOC131315092 gene encoding stress-related protein-like isoform X1 — encoded protein: MADSDTQPPTETVQDEENRLKYLDFVQAAAIYMIVCFSTLYEFAKENSGPLKPGVQTVEGTVKTVIGPVFEKFHDVPFELLKFVDHKVDESMNELERHLPNLVKQASCQALSAAQKAPEVARAVASEVQRSGVVDTASNMAKTVYVKYEPTAKELYTKYEPVAEQYAVSAWRGLNQLPLFPQVAGIVVPTAAYWTEKYNETVRCTADRGYVVATYLPVVPIEKIAKVFEGAEHGEAVGVAE